Part of the Nicotiana sylvestris chromosome 2, ASM39365v2, whole genome shotgun sequence genome, AGAATAGAGTCTTGCATGGTCATCCATTTGATGTATTCGGCTTGCCCTCGATTAAGCTCTTCTCTAGATAGGTCAGTATTATTTTGTAGATCAAGTTGTTCAAGGGCATTCATTTTGGCTTCCCAACGATGAACATGCTCATATACATTTCCAATCTCCTCATTCTACCATTGTGTAAGCCTTTTGCTAAGCTTTTTAAGCTTCTGTTGAAGTATCCACAAGGCATTCCTACTAATATTAGAGTTCCACACATCTTCTACCAGGTTCATGAAGGAAGGTTGCTCCGTCCAGAAATCCAAGAATTTGAAGTACTTAATACTATTGTTGTTTTTGTTATAGCATTTGAGAAGTAAAGGTCTATGATCAGAACCAGTTCTTGGAAGATGCTTGACAACATTATTTTGCATAGTCTGGCACCACAAGTCATTAACAAAGACTCTATCAAGCCTCTTCCAAATTCTTCTTCTAGCTTCCCAATTATTGCACCAAGTGAATTTAGGCCCAACATAACCCAAATCCTTAACTTCACAGTTGTCCATACATGAGCTGAAATCTAAGCTTTTATACATTCTGTGAGGTCGACCACCCTGTTTCTCTGCTGGATCTAGAATAACATTGAAGTCACCTCCAATGCACCACGGGCCATCAATCATCATGTGTGTGTTTTCCAAGCTACACCAAAGGTCTTGTCTTTCATTAGCGTTATATTTTGCATAAACTGCAGTTAGGAACATACTCTTGTCATCCACCCCATTCTGAATTTTGATAGTAATTTATTGATCATCCACAATTATCACACTTGACTGAAAGTTCTCAGACCACATGGGCCAAATTTGCCCATTAGTGTTGGATATACAATGCTTAAGCCTAAGAAATTTAAGGTTCCTTGAGTGCTATGAAATCCACTTTGTTTATGTTGACAAGCTTTTTCAGTCTAGGCATTGCCTTTTTTGTGTTAACTCCTCTAATGTTCCAAAAAATGACACTAATCATGGAACAATGAGGGAAATTAGTTTGATCTACCTCCTTGAGGAGGTGTATTGTcgttttgttttttcttcttttccttctttttgttCTGCTTCCTGCGTCTGATCATTGGAGAAAATTCTTCTCCATTGTCATGGTCCTGGCCATTTTGAAGTTGATCTTCTGCTATCCGAACAGTCACAGTGTTTGGCGGTGTGATCTCAAATTGTTATTATGTTTCTTTCCTCATTGAGATAGAGTCATTGTTGCTTTGTTGTTGCACAGGGTTCAGATCTAGTTCAAGACATATTCCAGGCAAATTTTTGATTTCTGAAGGGATGCTGACTGACTCATTGACATATTCTTGCCATTCCAACCCCTTGGTTGTCTTAACCACCACATTACTTGTTTTCAATCCACTTTCCTCATTATCCAAAGGACCTTCCTTCATGTTGTCATTGGTACTCCTTTCATTTCTAATTTCTTCACTGTTAAGCCCCTCAGTAGTTTTTGTTTTGCTGCTGCTAATTTGGAGGCTCTCTTCATTAGGCAATAAAACAGTTTTGTTCTTTGAGCTGCTGAaaattttgacacatttgaaTACAACTTTAGAcctcttttttggaattttcttttGTCTTCTAACCTTGTTCCTCTTCGTAGTTCTACTCTTAATGCTTTGCTGCTTTGGAAAGTCTTCATTTATGTCTTGATCCTTGGCAGTTCCAATTTGTACCTGGGCAGTGGTCTGATCAGCCTTGGTGTTAGTATCAGACTTGTTAGGAACATGTTTGTTCTGTGTTTTGTTTTGCCCCAGTTTCATCTGGGACTGCTGCGGTTCATTGGAGCTGCCAGCTTCCCCTGTTTCACCCTCGTTATTCATTGTACTCTTTGCCTTAATTTCAGTTTCTTCCCTCTCTTCTTTGTTCAATTCTTCCTCTTGTTCTCTCTTTTCCAGCTCTCTTTTCCTCTCTAAAACTCTGCAATTCATCTTTTGTGACCAAGTTTTCTACAATATTTACAGTATTTAGGAACCCCTTCATATTTAAGTTTTTGTATGAATCCTTTTTGAGGAGCATTCTCGAATACCTGCCCGACATAAACAACATCTAGTTGTTGTTTAAGTAAATCAATCTAAATTCGAACCTTCGCCATGCTAGGTCTAATTTCACCACCTATAGCTAGGTCCATTTCTAATGGAGTTCCGACGACACTGACAACTTGCTTAACATACTACCATGTGTGCATATGAAAGGGGAGACTCATACCGGTGCCACTGAGAGGTCCTCCTCTGGTTTAAAGTCCGGCGACCACCTCTGAAGTCACATTTGTTGTCCCTCTATTTCAACTACTCGTTTGAACCAGACCACATTAAAGTCATCTTCATTTGTAAAATCCAGAAATACATTAAAGTTGTCATAAACCCCAATTTTCACATTACCTTTGATGGAGATTATCTATTTGAATTTTGACCTAATTCGGTCAATTTGGGGCCTAGGTTTAAGGAATCTACCAACAATTGTATGTTTACATTCTTCATCCATGATTCTATAGTAGTATGATGCCTTAAATAAGACATCCGGCATCCCATTGTGAGTCGAGTGATTTGCTATTACAGATGCCCTTGCTTATTGATTTGAGGGTTGAAATTGTTTAGAGGCTGGGATTGTCTCTGCATAGGAGATCTTCTTGTTAGCTATATCAGTGGTTTGTTTTGTAGGTTGGTTTGTAGTGTTTTGGCCACCCAGATGCGCCAGTAGGGCGTCGTCCGATGGGTTCATGCCAGTGGCGTGTGGGCCAACCCGCTGGGAGTTAGCCGTTATCAGACCATTGCTTTAGAGAGAAGTGAGAGAGAAATTTTTAGAGAGAGACTGATGACTATTTCATTAGTacagttcaggacctattgtccttaacttttgagcttgttagtctaagtttaggaccaagtgtccttaatttttgagaTTCCGATAACCTCCCTACTTCGACGACCCTCCTCCATTTTTTCAGACAACTTGTAGCTCCCACTCTCTCTTCTTCACACTCACCTTTTTAAGCTACATACCTATTTTTCCTCAATCTTTATCCTAACAAGAAAAGTCCTAACGATCAAACATAACAGTAGCAACGTTTTCTTCTTGAGAAAGTAAGACAGTAGCAACATTTTCTTCGGAGGAATCTCATTTGGAGGCCAAATTTGTCTTACGCGAATCACAGTCATGAAAATGAAAGACGATAGCAAGCCTAAAAGTAAGGAAAATCCCATCGATCATAAAAACTTAGAAAGGGTAACAttatcttttcatattaattttaatagactagtagctactattgctaagcattaaaaatgctggataaaaagtaaataccactttaaaaagtggctacCCCGTACAATTTTTACGAGAAAGGGGGCTGTCACTCCTCTTTTAGAATAGTCCAACACCTATATGACCCCTCCTCGTTTTGCTACTTTCTTCATATGGGTTACCTACGTAGTCCAAATCAAACCATGAaaaactttttcaaaatataGAAATAAAAGTGTATATTTTACTATACTATGTACATTTCTCTCTCTATATGCAAATTAAAGATAAATTGTCTTTAGTTTGTCAACTAAACAaattataacaaaacaaacaaacaaataaaaaataatttaagttgGTCGAATATTAGCCTATTGTTTAACCCAAAGTCTAATCCAGCTTATTTTGACATAATCAAGCTTTGGATGGATTAGGTCGTAGACCCACTTATTTATTCAAATTCTCTTATTTTAATCCTTTCAAATTTATCTTAACCTGTTCATTAGACACATTTAAATTTGAGGAATGAAGCTTTGATTTGGAGCCCAATTAAGAATAGTAACCCCCAAATATCAGGGCCATGAACATAGAGCCCATACTATGGCAGCTGCAGAGAAGTTTCGTGCACAACGTGTCCAACGTGGTAGAAATGGCGTGGGGTAGCCACTGTTTAAgctggtatttactttttatccagtatttttaatgcttagcaataatagtcactagtctattaaaaataatataaaaagatCGTGTTACCCTTTCCTCCCCAAACGGAAATACACTGATGCATTCAAAACATAAAGACTTCGTTTTAATTTGCGCTTGTTCACTACTGTTATGATTGACAACGATGCTTTTGGTTTTGAAAACAGCTGCTAATACAAAGATTGCGGATTCTGAGTCAAATAATGATAGTGACGAAAAAGTTCCTTATGATATTGAttcagagatagaaatagtctCGCAAAATGTTGAACAGAAAACTCCTTCAGTCACTTCAGATGAAATACAAGTACTTGGTAGCAAGGAAATGTAGTCTTGAAGTCCTAAAGTTAAGTTCAATAGTTAAggacacaagttcaaaagttaaggacagacagttcTTAACTTATAGTTACAAGTTCTAAAGTTAAGGACAGGAAGTCCTTAACTTaaagttacaagttcaaaagttaaggacaatagatccttaactttgattttcaagttcaaaagttaaggacagacagtccttaacttacagttacacgtTCAAAATTTAAAGacaagcagtccttaacttacagttacaagttcaaaagttaagtacgcttggtcttgaagtttgagttccaagttcaaaagttaaggacatgtagtcttgaaatcctgaacttagagttacaagttcaaaagttaaagacatgtagtcctgaagtccttaacttagagttacaggttcaaaagttaaggacatgtagtcctgaagtcctcaACTtagaattccaagttcaaaagttaaggacaagtagtcctgaagtcctgaagttaaggacatgagcagaagaGTATTTTCGTCCGGACagttaaaatttattaaaataatggctaaagactaaaaatattttaaacggtaacttaaaaataaataagtGTGATTTGAGAGCGACAGTGCAACAGACCCAGACAAGAAACGAAAGCGAAGCCAAACACAAATACAAGGACACACAAGTAAATATCTCTCACCGATCAGAAAAATTGTCCTCAAAGTTCCGATCGGTCACCGGCGAAATCTCTGATAAACTGAAAAAATGTCATCAACTTTCAGCGGCGATGAAACGGCGCCCTTCTTCGGTTTCCTCGGAGCAGCTGCAGCTCTCGTTTTCTCCTGTAAGCTCCATAACATCCAAAATTTGCATCCATTATTCGATTCAATAAAATAGGAACTAAtaaaaaatcatcaatttcattgTAGGTATGGGAGCTGCTTATGGAACGGCGAAGAGTGGGGTGGGAGTAGCGTCAATGGGAGTAATGAGGCCAGAGCTTGTGATGAAGTCAATTGTGCCGGTTGTTATGGCTGGAGTGTTAGGTATTTATGGTTTGATTATTGCGGTCATTATCAGTACGGGAATTAACCCTAAGACCAAATCGTATTACCTTTTTGATGGATATGCGCATCTTTCTTCTGGTCTGGCTTGTGGTCTCGCTGGTCTTTCCGCTGGAATGGCTATTGGAATTGTTGGTGATGCTGGTGTTAGGTAATTTCTCAGTCTCCTCGTTCTTTTGTAGACAACTTAATTAGAAAAAATTACTTCTTTTGCACCTGAATGGCTTGAAAATCAATGTTTTCCTAATGTATTTTGTGAAAATTATAGTAAAGTAGTTTTTGCGTCCTAACTGAAATGAATCGCTTTAGGTATTTTCTTAATAACTGGATTTGTCCCATCCAATGTCTTGTAAGAATTGCAAAACTTACATGAATGGCATCTTATTTGACTCTCTAGTGAATTGACCTTGTTACTGGGATGAGGTGTTTATCCTGTTGCATTAGATTCTATTTGTTGTTAATGTTATTGCTTCTTAAGTGCTTGGTTTCTTCTAAAGCTTTGAACTTTGAATGTTAGCTGATTTGTCCTCATTGTTTGGTGAAAGAGAGTATTTGTTCCACGAGAGCTGcatgtcttttcttttcttaaaaaaaaaaaagaaacaaaaaacttATTGCAAAGATTGTATAAATGCTTTATCATCCAAAAAACTAAGGCAATTTGTGTCGACTAAAACTAGATAGTGCGACGGGGGAAACATCAATCTCTTTTCTTACTATCCATATGTCAAAGGCAGTACACTATTTTCTCTCAAATAAGGACCTCATCGGCTCCACGCATTAGGGTTGTCCATCATCACTCAAGATTGCTAATTTAGGTTCCATATAAAGCGCCAGCagaacatgttttaggtaatatTTGTAATTTTTCTAAATTATGTGCTTTACTTCAAAGAAGTAAACGCTCCCCTTTCCTTCTCACTTCACTAAAAGCTCCTAAAGTCATGTTGATTTTGAGCTTGTCGCTTTTGAAAATGTTGAGTGTAATCAATAGTAAATTAGTAATAATAGTACCTTCTAAAAAAATTCAATAATAATCGTTGTACTTTAAAAATTATTGCACCAAAGAATTTAGTTGGAACCTTAGTTCCTCCGACACGGCAGTTTAGGTGCCGCACCTGTGTCGACATGACACTAGTGTGAGTGTGGGTATGGGATCCTTACTGTATCTGGTCAACCGATTTTGGGTAATTTGACCGCGACGGACGAAAAAGTTCGAGACGAGATACAATTTGATTCACGAAATCAGAACCAAAACTagggtaaatttgaagaaaatagcaTACCGTATCTAGGAAATCAATCCTTTAACTTTACAAGCTATACGTAAGTATTCCACAAAAAATTTCGTAGTAATTTAGatatactttatatttttatttttttgaattatttttagctgGATCCCTGCATATCTATACTAGGATCCGTATTCCCGAATCTTAGAATTTACATCTTGAAGGATCCGCACTTGTGTCAGGCACCCACACTCGTGTCCAAGCAACTTAAGACTTGGAACTTCCATTTCAAGCAAAGAATTTTGTGCTCTCTGAATTAttgtttttatatatttttttaaagtgGTTTTTGTTTATTGAATAAACTGCATTTATCAAACTGCAGCATTAATGTTTGTGGTTGAGAGATTAGAAGGATAAACCATGTTACTTtttttatatttcaaattttgaagTGAGAAATCCTAACAGTAGCATAAGATGAACCAACTATTTGAGATAAAATTGACTGTAATCTATCACACTGTGGCGTGCCAAAAAGTAAGTCATTAAATGATACTAAGTGGAGGACCCTTTTATTGCTTTATACACATTTTTAGCAGAATAACAAAACCTATGTTCTATTGCCCTTTCCTTAGGAAGATACTTCTAGTTCACTCTTTTTTTCCACATATGCTAATGTCTTTCCATTAATGAGTTGCAGAGGTTTTTGTTCCCATTAGATTCTAAAATTAGTATAGTTATTTTAATATGGAAACAGAAAGCTGCAGTGTTCATCCTTGATGTGAACCAAAGTTTAATATGACTGTCATCATGAAAGAAGTGTACAAATATATCAGTTTTGACATAGCAAACTTTATTATCACCAGGAAATGCTTATGAAGGtgagaaatatccatctctataCTGTTTAGTTTCATTCTGAAATAATATCCGTTGGACTTTCCTTCTAGCTGCTTTATATATGTTCTTAATCCTTCTAGTCCCTCCTGTTTATGTGCTTTATATATGTTCTTAGGTGAGAAATGTTTATATGTCCTTCTAGTCCCTCTTGTTGCTTTATCTAAAGTTGCATTATGTTCTTAAGTTTTCTTATATACAAATTTGTATTTATTATCTCTAGGTTCTGTACCCTAACATTATTTTATTTTCCAGAGCAAATGCACAACAACCAAAACTGTTTGTTGGTATGATCCTGATTCTCATCTTTGCTGAGGCATTGGCTTTATATGGACTGATTGTCGGCATCATCCTTTCTTCCCGTGCTGGTCAATCTAGAGCAGAATAGAAATTAATGATTTCCAGGTTCATGATGGAATCATTTTGCATCATTGTGCTGGCAGTTTGGTAACTGATGCTCGTTTAGatgcttcttttccttttccgtcACACTTTGTAGATTTGGAAGCTGCTTTTTCCCTGCATGCAATCTAGAGAACGTTCTCTTAATTTTTCAGTTGCTATATCTTGCAATAATGAGGAGCATCTTGTTGGTTGAATGCTGATACAGTTGTATATTTTTGTTGGAATGCATTTATAACCTCAGTATATGAAATCCACCTTGATCATTGCTATAACTGCTTGAGCAGTCATGCAAAACTCTGGGCTTTTACTATATTCATATATTGGCTTTTCTTGTGTATGACTTTAACTTTTATCTATTAAAAATGGCAGAATGAGCTGTGAAGTGAAAGAAACTTTACTTATTGCACATAGAGTTTTGATGTAGTGAAGTGGGTCTGTGATGGGGAAGATTATTGATTAGAAATATTACAACCGGAGTTGGGACtgcttgtgttatttttcttgctaataaaatgttttttcttttcatctCTTCTCTACCTGCTAAGCACATAGATACTATTTCTTTGCAGTACAATAAGGATCATATTTTCTAATGAATTCTGTGAATTAGTAGCGTAATTTTCAAATTTGAGCAGAGAAATTTGCTGCATTGCATGAGTTAAGTTTTGGATAACTGGTGGAGCTCTAAGTGTGAAGATGCATTTTTGTAGTCGCGACACAAAGCATCAAATTGACTTGATATGCACTAGAGGCGTATTTCATTTCTTTAATTTCAGAAATTAGCCAAGAAAAAAGAGGAGTATACTTTCAGAAAGGTGTATTACTTGTGAGCTGCATCACATAAGGCTGAGGATATTTGGGATGAATTTGTTACTTGTATTTCAATGACGAACTTGATTGTGTTCCTTATTTCACTGGGAAAAACGGGCTCGGCAGATATTAGTTATAAGGCTTTAGTGCATGGTAATTGTTGTGAAAGATGCCTGTTTGAACAAGGCATTGTTGTGCGACATCTTTTTGGGAGAACAAATtttctattatgttaattaataGAGATAATTTATGGCTTGTTTAGTACTCGAATTAGTATGTTTTTATGACTAACTGttatttctttcattgttgatcaccttactatttgattgtttttattctgcttttatatggcttCTTGGTACTGTCCTTTgtttatattttcattaatgtggtgcttatacTTTTCTAAACCGAGGGTTTATTGGAAATATCCTTTATAttctcacaaggtaggggtaagatttgcatacacactaccctctccagaccccacggTGTGGGGTATTACTGGATATGTTATTGGTGGTGTTGTTAGTACTCAAATTAGAATCATGTTTACTTTTGATTGACTAATCAGGTGCTTGGTATTGATAAGGGTCCCTGTTGATATACACGTATTCTCAGTGTTATCTGATGCCAAAGAGAGGTGGTGTTGTTGATATTGAGATTTGAGATTGTTGATCCACCAATTGTTGATATCTGATGCCAAAGAGAGGGTGGCCCGACGAATTTTGTGGGCTAAAGCTAAATTTTATGAGggactttaatttatttttttttaatttgaaatccattttttaaaattttttttagatgcaaagttattaataattttttataattattttttttctaataattctttctcaattgacaatataATTAATTCATTTAACCTCTCTTCAGACATTATTGAACTTAGTTAAGTTTTTATCAATTTTACTTTTGAAAAACTTCTTTTTGCTGAAGTAACGGTAAcatgagttattaacattattctataagcaatataagcattttgaaaagaatcaaatctttttatttgattgagtatatcaattaaactgttatcttctagttgtactatttttcttaacacttttaatttataaaataaatttaaacCATCATCAATATCAGATTGgttattatgctttaaggaacacTCAAGATTAAGGCAGTATTTTTCTAAATTTCCATCATCTAGTGATCTTAGTTTTTTACGctaaatagaaaacaaaaaatattttcatatgcttcgaattgttcaaatttattttgaagtgaaaaaaattATCTTGTCTACTATGTATAAAAAGTAATTTAACTCTAATGGACTCTTCGAGAGATTTTGAGATTTCAATATCAATATTCTCgtcaaattatttttttctttatatcaCACGTATCTTACAAAGTTGGGGTTTGATTTTCATTTCAAATGCAATTTTCTTGGCAAACATCATACTCGTTGCAAAtccttttaccccttaagcttttaaaatCACAAGTTTTGAaagtcttttttttctctttcttaaaCTTCATAGCGAGTCAAACAAACTCATCTAAATTGAAAAATATAAAGTATATAATATATTAGGTGTAACTAAAAATAGGGCCCCACAACAGTTGCTTTACCTGCTTTAGAGTAGGGGCACCCCTGTGATCGACCACCTCTCAAATCTAAATGATGATATTGCTCCTCATAGTTGTGAACTGTGAAGGGTGGGATATAAGTGCAAATTTTGCAATGTAATTTTAGACCCCAGCTATAATTTATTACAAAATTTGTTTAATACAATGAATCAAACATCCGATTTTagtgtaaaaattgcacggggcgatCAAA contains:
- the LOC138885128 gene encoding uncharacterized protein; its protein translation is MFLTAVYAKYNANERQDLWCSLENTHMMIDGPWCIGGDFNVILDPAEKQGGRPHRMYKSLDFSSCMDNCEVKDLGYVGPKFTWCNNWEARRRIWKRLDRVFVNDLWCQTMQNNVVKHLPRTGSDHRPLLLKCYNKNNNSIKYFKFLDFWTEQPSFMNLVEDVWNSNISRNALWILQQKLKKLSKRLTQW
- the LOC104250106 gene encoding V-type proton ATPase 16 kDa proteolipid subunit → MSSTFSGDETAPFFGFLGAAAALVFSCMGAAYGTAKSGVGVASMGVMRPELVMKSIVPVVMAGVLGIYGLIIAVIISTGINPKTKSYYLFDGYAHLSSGLACGLAGLSAGMAIGIVGDAGVRANAQQPKLFVGMILILIFAEALALYGLIVGIILSSRAGQSRAE